One region of Mycobacterium riyadhense genomic DNA includes:
- a CDS encoding cytochrome P450 — protein MTNTRSTVTTSSRLPPGRRLSRWMQVALTLAPWTQFVDACHRRYGDVFALRVPWMGTLVYLADPADIKTVFAGDPGVFHAGEANSMLRGLLGDTSLLVVDDEVHRERRRLMLPPFHRDAVARQTGLMAEIAAANIAEWPVAKPFPAAPKMSEITLEVTLRMVIGATDPARLAALRKGMPKLLDLGPWQMLAIANQDLLRRRPWRGLRRRIAEADVLLYAEIADRRADPNLDSRADTLAMLVRAQPAMSDRELRDQLITLLVAGYETTATALSWVLERLTRHPDALQKAIRAAEASAAGDPAGDEYLDALAKETLRIRPVVYELGRVLTEPVDVAGYRLPAGTMVMPSISLVHANAAIYPDPDRFDPDRMLGATLSPTTWLPFGGGNRRCLGATFAMTEMRVVLREILRRAELNTTTAAGERPKLKHVVQVPGRGARISVRAIKHGLDPVVG, from the coding sequence ATGACGAACACCAGGTCGACCGTGACCACGTCGTCCCGACTGCCGCCCGGACGTCGCCTTTCCCGCTGGATGCAGGTGGCGCTCACGCTGGCCCCCTGGACGCAATTTGTCGATGCCTGTCATCGGCGCTACGGCGACGTCTTCGCGTTGCGCGTCCCATGGATGGGCACATTGGTGTATTTGGCTGATCCGGCCGATATCAAGACGGTGTTTGCCGGCGATCCCGGCGTCTTTCATGCCGGCGAAGCCAACAGCATGTTGCGCGGCTTGCTTGGGGACACTTCCCTGTTGGTGGTCGACGACGAGGTGCATCGAGAGCGACGCCGCCTGATGCTGCCGCCGTTCCACCGCGACGCCGTTGCGCGCCAAACCGGGTTGATGGCCGAGATCGCTGCGGCCAACATCGCCGAGTGGCCGGTAGCCAAGCCGTTCCCCGCGGCGCCCAAGATGTCTGAGATCACACTCGAGGTGACCTTGCGGATGGTGATCGGCGCGACCGACCCTGCCCGATTGGCCGCGCTACGCAAGGGGATGCCAAAGCTGCTCGATTTGGGGCCGTGGCAGATGCTGGCAATTGCCAACCAGGATCTGCTGCGCCGCCGCCCGTGGCGAGGATTGCGACGGCGAATCGCGGAGGCCGACGTTCTGCTCTACGCGGAGATTGCCGACCGACGCGCCGATCCGAATCTGGATTCACGCGCCGACACTTTGGCCATGCTGGTGCGCGCCCAACCGGCGATGAGTGACCGCGAACTGCGTGACCAGCTGATCACATTGCTGGTGGCCGGTTATGAAACCACTGCGACCGCGCTGTCCTGGGTGCTGGAGCGCCTTACTCGTCACCCGGACGCCCTGCAGAAGGCGATACGGGCGGCCGAGGCCAGCGCGGCTGGTGATCCGGCCGGCGACGAGTATCTCGACGCGCTGGCGAAGGAGACGTTGCGGATCCGCCCGGTGGTCTACGAGCTGGGCCGGGTGTTGACCGAGCCGGTCGATGTGGCCGGCTATCGGCTGCCCGCCGGCACGATGGTGATGCCGTCGATATCGCTGGTGCACGCGAACGCCGCGATCTACCCGGATCCGGATCGGTTCGACCCGGACCGGATGCTGGGCGCCACCCTGAGCCCTACCACCTGGTTGCCGTTCGGTGGCGGCAACCGACGCTGCCTCGGCGCTACCTTTGCTATGACCGAAATGAGGGTCGTGCTGCGTGAAATCCTGCGCCGGGCCGAATTGAACACCACGACTGCTGCCGGCGAACGGCCGAAACTGAAGCACGTCGTCCAGGTTCCGGGCCGCGGCGCTCGCATCAGTGTTCGCGCGATCAAGCACGGGCTAGATCCCGTAGTCGGGTAG
- a CDS encoding FAD-binding domain, translated as MKVAISGAGVAGAAVAHWLYRIGHTPTLIERAPKFRTGGYMIDFWGVGYQVAKRMGIEDPIRAAGYQIERLRSVGSNGEVKADVDVNVLRRIIGDDFTSLPRGDLAAAIYGSIEDKVETIFGDSIATIDQDSDGVRLTFERCPPRDFDLVVGADGLHSNVRRLIFGPDRNFEHYLGCKVAACVVDGYRPRDDLSYVLYNTPGKQVGRFALRGHRTMFLFVFRAEHGDTGESPKVQLRNEFSDAGWECRDILATLDDVDDLYFDVVSQIRMDGWSRGRVALIGDAAGCISLLGGEGTGLALTEAYVLAGELQNADGDHRRAFDAYQARLHPFIQSKQAGAARFVGFFATRTRFGLWFRNLALRTMNFGPLATLFAGNVRDDFELPDYGI; from the coding sequence GTGAAGGTAGCAATCAGCGGTGCCGGTGTGGCAGGAGCGGCGGTCGCCCACTGGCTTTACCGCATCGGCCATACCCCGACACTGATCGAGCGGGCACCGAAATTCCGCACCGGCGGCTACATGATCGACTTTTGGGGCGTCGGCTACCAGGTGGCCAAACGCATGGGCATCGAGGATCCGATCCGCGCCGCCGGTTACCAGATCGAGCGCCTGCGCTCCGTCGGCTCGAACGGCGAGGTCAAGGCCGACGTGGACGTCAATGTCTTGCGCCGCATTATCGGCGACGACTTCACCAGCCTGCCTCGCGGCGATCTGGCCGCGGCGATCTACGGCAGCATCGAAGACAAGGTCGAGACGATCTTTGGCGACAGCATCGCCACCATCGACCAGGACAGCGACGGCGTCCGTCTGACCTTCGAGCGGTGCCCGCCGCGCGACTTCGACCTGGTCGTCGGCGCGGACGGACTGCACTCGAACGTGCGGCGCCTCATCTTCGGGCCGGACCGCAATTTCGAGCATTACCTTGGCTGCAAGGTCGCAGCCTGCGTGGTCGACGGCTACCGCCCCCGCGACGACCTGAGCTATGTCCTTTACAACACTCCCGGCAAACAGGTGGGGCGGTTCGCGCTGCGCGGCCACCGCACCATGTTTTTGTTCGTCTTTCGTGCCGAGCATGGCGACACCGGCGAATCACCAAAAGTTCAGTTGCGCAACGAGTTCAGCGACGCCGGCTGGGAATGCCGCGATATCCTGGCGACGCTGGACGACGTCGACGACCTGTATTTCGACGTGGTCAGCCAGATCCGCATGGACGGCTGGTCGCGCGGCCGGGTCGCACTGATCGGCGACGCTGCTGGGTGCATCTCGTTACTCGGCGGCGAGGGCACCGGCCTGGCGCTCACCGAGGCGTACGTGCTGGCCGGCGAACTGCAGAACGCCGATGGTGACCACCGCCGCGCCTTCGATGCCTACCAGGCGCGTCTGCATCCCTTCATCCAGAGCAAGCAAGCCGGTGCGGCGCGATTCGTCGGATTCTTTGCGACGCGGACCAGATTCGGCCTCTGGTTCCGCAACCTGGCGCTGCGCACGATGAACTTTGGACCGCTGGCAACGCTTTTTGCCGGCAACGTGCGCGATGACTTCGAGCTACCCGACTACGGGATCTAG
- a CDS encoding cytochrome P450, with amino-acid sequence MTIAHDTEVYYDPYDVNITANPYPTYARLRDEAPIYYNERYGFWAISRHADVEKALADWQTFSNSRSDILELVKSEFDMPPGVMMFEDPPMHTMLRGVMSRVFTPRRMAEIEDQIRRYCVRCLDPLVGLDSFDIIAELASMMPMRVIGMLLGIPEDDQVGVRDANDANLRTKPGTPMKVADPDAIADGRIYADYVDWRAKNPSDDLMTALLNVEFEDENCVTRKLTRTEVLHYTQVVAGAGNETTGRLIGWLAKVLAEHPDQRHEIAEDRTLLTRAVDETLRFEPTGPHVARYTIRDIECYDTTVPAGSAMLLLFGAANRDPRRYTDPDTFNIHRDNISHLTFGKGVHYCLGANLARLEGRVALDELLNRWPEWDIDYDSLKLAPTSTVRGWERLRMVVS; translated from the coding sequence ATGACGATTGCGCACGACACCGAGGTCTACTACGACCCCTACGACGTCAACATCACCGCCAACCCCTATCCGACCTATGCCCGGCTTCGTGACGAAGCGCCGATCTACTACAACGAGCGCTACGGCTTCTGGGCGATCTCGCGCCATGCGGATGTCGAAAAGGCACTTGCGGATTGGCAGACCTTCTCCAACAGCCGAAGCGACATTCTTGAACTGGTGAAGTCCGAGTTCGACATGCCCCCCGGCGTGATGATGTTTGAGGATCCGCCGATGCACACCATGTTGCGCGGGGTGATGTCACGCGTCTTCACGCCACGGCGGATGGCCGAAATCGAAGACCAGATCCGACGGTACTGCGTCCGTTGCCTGGATCCGTTGGTTGGATTGGACAGCTTCGACATCATCGCCGAACTGGCCTCGATGATGCCGATGCGCGTCATCGGCATGCTGCTCGGCATCCCCGAGGATGACCAGGTCGGCGTCCGAGACGCCAACGACGCCAACCTTCGGACCAAGCCCGGCACACCGATGAAGGTGGCGGATCCCGATGCGATCGCCGACGGACGCATCTACGCCGATTACGTTGACTGGCGCGCCAAGAATCCTTCCGACGACCTGATGACCGCGTTGCTCAATGTCGAGTTCGAGGACGAGAACTGCGTCACCAGAAAGCTGACGCGCACAGAGGTGCTGCACTACACCCAGGTCGTCGCCGGTGCCGGGAACGAAACCACCGGCCGGCTGATCGGTTGGCTGGCCAAAGTATTGGCCGAACACCCCGACCAGCGCCACGAAATCGCTGAGGACAGAACACTTTTGACGCGCGCAGTCGACGAGACGCTGCGCTTCGAGCCGACGGGTCCGCATGTCGCTCGCTACACTATCCGCGATATCGAGTGCTACGACACCACCGTGCCCGCCGGCAGCGCCATGCTGCTGCTGTTCGGTGCCGCCAACCGCGATCCGCGACGGTACACCGACCCCGACACCTTCAACATCCACCGCGACAACATTTCTCACCTGACCTTCGGCAAGGGCGTGCACTATTGCCTGGGGGCCAACCTGGCTCGCCTAGAGGGGCGGGTGGCGCTGGACGAGTTGCTCAACCGGTGGCCCGAATGGGACATCGACTACGACAGCCTCAAGCTTGCGCCAACATCAACCGTTCGCGGCTGGGAGCGACTGCGAATGGTCGTGTCATAA
- a CDS encoding VOC family protein codes for MPKRTEYAQGTPNWVDLQTTDQSAAKQFYSSLLGWSYDDNEMPGGGGVYAMATLNGETVAAIAPMPPGAPEDRPPAWNTYIAVDNVDAVVAEVSTAGGQVLMPAFDIGDAGRMTFVTDPTGAAVGLWQANQHIGATLVNEAGTVIWNELLTDKPDLALAFYEAVLGLTYTTMEMAPGQSYRVLKAGGADVGGCMEPPMPGVPNHWHVYFAVDDVDATAAKAAAEGGQVLAEPFDIPSVGRCAVLSDPQGGAFSLLKPVPQQ; via the coding sequence ATGCCCAAGAGAACCGAATACGCACAGGGCACACCGAACTGGGTCGACCTGCAGACCACTGATCAGTCGGCTGCCAAACAGTTCTACTCGTCGCTGTTGGGCTGGAGTTACGACGACAACGAGATGCCTGGCGGTGGCGGTGTGTACGCGATGGCCACGTTGAACGGAGAAACCGTCGCCGCCATCGCGCCGATGCCGCCGGGTGCGCCCGAGGACCGGCCGCCGGCATGGAACACCTACATCGCTGTGGACAACGTCGACGCAGTCGTTGCTGAGGTGTCGACAGCAGGAGGCCAAGTGTTGATGCCGGCGTTCGACATCGGCGACGCCGGTCGGATGACCTTTGTCACCGATCCAACCGGCGCGGCGGTGGGACTGTGGCAGGCCAACCAGCACATCGGCGCAACACTGGTTAACGAGGCAGGCACCGTGATATGGAACGAATTGCTCACGGACAAGCCGGATTTAGCGTTGGCATTCTACGAAGCGGTGCTGGGTCTGACCTACACCACGATGGAGATGGCTCCCGGCCAGAGCTACCGGGTGCTCAAGGCCGGCGGAGCGGATGTCGGCGGCTGTATGGAACCGCCGATGCCCGGCGTGCCGAACCACTGGCATGTCTATTTCGCGGTCGACGACGTCGATGCGACGGCGGCAAAGGCGGCCGCGGAGGGTGGCCAGGTCCTCGCGGAACCGTTCGATATTCCGTCGGTAGGACGGTGTGCCGTCCTGTCCGACCCGCAGGGCGGGGCATTCAGCTTGCTGAAGCCCGTGCCACAGCAGTAA
- a CDS encoding LpqN/LpqT family lipoprotein produces MKDLTAVVATVALSLTLVGCGADNKSETKTTTSTSTTTSTTASPTTSTTAGALANYTIADYIRDNHIQETPVHHGDPGSPTINLPVPNGWKLLPESSNAPYGGIVFTQPSDPNDPPTIVALVSKLTGDVDPAKIIQFAPGELKNLPGYEGSGDGNASTLGGFQAWQLGGSYTKNGKKRTVAQKTVVITGPNGLYVLQLDADALDAETGELVDATGVIDEQTTITP; encoded by the coding sequence ATGAAGGACCTGACCGCGGTTGTCGCGACTGTGGCGCTGAGCTTGACGCTGGTTGGTTGCGGCGCTGACAACAAGAGCGAGACCAAGACAACCACGAGCACGTCGACCACGACATCGACGACCGCATCGCCGACGACCAGCACCACGGCGGGCGCGCTGGCCAACTACACCATCGCCGACTACATCAGGGACAACCACATTCAGGAGACCCCGGTCCATCACGGCGATCCCGGCTCCCCGACCATCAACCTGCCGGTGCCCAACGGGTGGAAGTTACTCCCCGAAAGTTCCAACGCACCCTACGGCGGCATCGTCTTCACCCAGCCCAGCGATCCCAACGATCCACCCACGATCGTGGCGCTCGTCTCTAAGCTCACCGGTGACGTCGACCCGGCAAAGATCATCCAATTCGCTCCGGGTGAACTGAAGAATCTGCCCGGATACGAGGGCTCCGGCGATGGTAACGCGTCCACGCTCGGCGGGTTTCAGGCATGGCAGCTTGGTGGTTCCTACACCAAGAACGGCAAGAAGCGGACCGTCGCACAGAAGACGGTGGTGATTACCGGCCCGAATGGCCTGTACGTGCTGCAGCTCGACGCCGACGCCCTCGACGCCGAGACGGGCGAATTGGTGGACGCCACCGGCGTCATCGACGAACAGACGACCATCACGCCCTGA
- a CDS encoding TetR/AcrR family transcriptional regulator produces the protein MAQDDRILRIVVDILETEGYDAVQLREVARRSRTSLATIYKRYANRDELIRAALQAWMEENPYSTLARQSHQPDESLYAGMMRVLRTVFEPWEQHPRMLTAYFRARVAPGGQQLVSRGLDVVVPAVLEVLGDVDDRFIADLDTIISSLVYGLLGRFVAGEIAVTDILPILERNVFWLTSGYEAQYITRPS, from the coding sequence ATGGCTCAAGACGATCGGATCCTGCGCATCGTGGTGGACATTCTCGAAACCGAGGGCTACGACGCGGTGCAATTGCGGGAAGTTGCTCGCCGCTCGCGAACGTCGCTGGCCACCATCTATAAGCGCTATGCGAACCGCGACGAACTGATTCGCGCGGCGCTACAGGCCTGGATGGAGGAGAACCCCTACTCAACGCTCGCCCGGCAATCGCATCAGCCCGATGAGTCGCTCTACGCCGGCATGATGCGGGTGCTTCGGACGGTCTTCGAACCGTGGGAGCAGCACCCCCGCATGCTTACGGCCTACTTTCGCGCCCGGGTCGCACCCGGCGGGCAGCAGCTGGTCAGCCGCGGCCTCGATGTCGTCGTGCCCGCCGTTCTGGAAGTCCTCGGTGACGTCGACGACCGTTTCATTGCCGACCTCGACACCATCATCTCCAGCCTCGTCTATGGCCTGCTGGGCCGCTTTGTCGCCGGCGAGATCGCGGTGACCGATATCCTGCCTATCCTCGAGCGCAATGTGTTCTGGCTGACCAGCGGCTACGAGGCGCAGTACATCACCCGGCCCAGCTGA
- a CDS encoding Mut7-C RNAse domain-containing protein: MTGNVGHVDVRAYAELNDFLEPGSRGLTVRRPFRSHQTVKDVLEAMGIPHTEVDLILVNGDPVDFSHRPTAGDRIAAYPMFEAVDIGATAKLRPVPLRNPRFAVDVNLGRLARLLRLLGFDVWWSSDADDPTLVDVSLDQQRILLTRDRGLLKRRSITHGLFVRSQDPEEQTLEVIRRLDLGQRLAPFTRCLRCNGGLAVVTKDEVFSQLQPLTRRYYREFSRCVECGQIYWAGSHHARMVSLVDRLCDQLK; encoded by the coding sequence ATGACCGGCAATGTCGGCCATGTAGATGTCCGCGCATACGCCGAGCTCAACGATTTCCTAGAGCCCGGGTCACGCGGTCTGACCGTGCGCCGTCCGTTCCGCAGTCACCAGACGGTGAAGGATGTTCTAGAGGCCATGGGCATTCCGCATACCGAGGTTGACCTCATCCTGGTCAACGGCGATCCGGTGGACTTCTCGCACCGGCCGACTGCGGGGGACCGTATCGCCGCCTACCCGATGTTCGAGGCGGTCGACATCGGCGCGACGGCGAAGCTGAGGCCGGTGCCCCTGCGTAATCCGCGGTTTGCCGTCGATGTCAACCTCGGGCGGCTGGCGCGGCTGCTGCGATTGCTGGGCTTCGACGTGTGGTGGTCGAGTGACGCCGACGACCCTACGCTTGTTGACGTCAGCCTCGATCAGCAGCGGATCCTGCTGACCCGAGACCGCGGCCTGTTGAAGCGCCGGTCCATCACGCACGGGCTGTTCGTCCGCTCACAAGACCCCGAGGAGCAGACGCTCGAGGTGATACGGCGTCTGGACCTGGGGCAACGGCTGGCGCCGTTCACCCGGTGCTTGCGGTGCAATGGCGGGTTGGCGGTGGTAACCAAAGACGAGGTGTTCTCCCAGCTTCAGCCGTTGACCCGCAGGTACTACCGGGAATTCAGCCGCTGTGTGGAATGTGGGCAGATCTACTGGGCCGGTTCACATCACGCGCGGATGGTCAGTCTCGTCGATAGACTCTGTGACCAACTCAAGTGA
- a CDS encoding thiamine pyrophosphate-dependent enzyme has protein sequence MACTCCSSTPTPSTPRRANWWTPPASSTNRRPSRPDAHSRDSMPNGSEVLLEQLEAQGVDCVFASPIAVMAPIWEVLARRADDRKPRYFRCRHELLAVSLASGYYKATGRSQIVFLPSSLGVQNGSLGLHTALQERTPMTVLSPDTLSYGEDPTADPGPEWPSLLVDLVGPARNAEAVVKWAKRARTASELVHELRRACFIAESVPRGPTLLEIPFDLLVGTGHDRIPDWVTPALVVASEEQIDQAAAILAGAQCPLVITEHGGRTDESRDALVRIAEALSAPVFEFMSPAYHNFPRCHRLYGAGPVEAVLGEADAILLAGCNAPWHPPHPPLRSGCAVIHAEEDPLRPRAAYWGYPTTHTIPGDLARNLGALAANLGKRSTPRPDAVQRWSRHSQAVRAKGLDDLRQSRSQPTGFVPAAELFRQLHDALPDDAICVDEIIAQVPHMIQFLFEHKPIQQYRGWAGALGTSLGTALGIRLARPQQLVVSVLGDGAWHYNPVPAALGFSQEYSVPLLIVLCNNRGLASQTWNVLRYFPDGEAVRDRNFVGDVISPTPDYVKVAQAYGGDGERVEETAKLRPALQRALEVVAAGKTFLLDVFVNP, from the coding sequence ATGGCCTGTACGTGCTGCAGCTCGACGCCGACGCCCTCGACGCCGAGACGGGCGAATTGGTGGACGCCACCGGCGTCATCGACGAACAGACGACCATCACGCCCTGACGCTCATTCCCGCGATTCCATGCCGAACGGATCCGAGGTTCTTTTAGAGCAGCTCGAAGCCCAAGGTGTGGACTGCGTGTTCGCCTCTCCGATCGCGGTGATGGCGCCGATCTGGGAAGTGCTGGCCCGCCGGGCCGACGACCGGAAGCCGCGTTACTTTCGGTGCCGGCATGAACTGCTGGCGGTGAGTCTGGCCTCCGGCTACTACAAGGCCACCGGCCGCAGCCAGATCGTGTTTCTGCCGTCGTCACTCGGAGTTCAAAACGGATCCCTGGGTCTGCACACCGCGCTGCAGGAACGCACCCCGATGACGGTGCTGTCGCCGGACACACTCAGCTACGGCGAGGATCCCACCGCCGACCCCGGTCCCGAATGGCCCTCCCTGCTTGTCGATCTGGTCGGTCCGGCGCGCAACGCCGAAGCCGTTGTCAAATGGGCGAAACGGGCACGAACCGCCTCCGAACTTGTGCACGAACTGCGTCGCGCCTGCTTCATCGCCGAGTCGGTACCGCGCGGACCAACGCTGCTGGAGATCCCTTTCGACCTCTTGGTTGGCACGGGTCACGACAGGATTCCGGACTGGGTCACGCCGGCCCTGGTCGTCGCCAGCGAAGAACAGATCGATCAGGCCGCTGCGATTCTGGCCGGTGCGCAGTGCCCACTCGTCATCACCGAACACGGCGGTCGCACCGACGAATCACGAGACGCCCTGGTCAGGATCGCCGAAGCACTGTCGGCACCGGTCTTTGAGTTCATGAGTCCCGCATATCACAACTTCCCGCGCTGTCATCGGCTCTACGGCGCGGGACCGGTCGAGGCGGTGCTGGGTGAGGCCGACGCGATTCTGCTGGCCGGCTGCAACGCGCCGTGGCATCCGCCGCACCCGCCGCTGCGTTCGGGGTGCGCCGTCATCCACGCCGAGGAGGACCCGCTGCGCCCGCGGGCCGCGTACTGGGGCTATCCGACCACCCACACCATCCCCGGAGACCTCGCCCGCAACCTTGGCGCGCTGGCCGCTAATCTGGGCAAGCGGTCGACCCCCCGGCCCGATGCCGTGCAACGCTGGTCGCGCCACTCCCAGGCCGTTCGCGCCAAGGGCCTCGATGACTTGCGTCAATCTCGCTCGCAGCCAACGGGTTTCGTACCGGCGGCCGAGCTTTTCCGGCAACTGCACGACGCCTTGCCAGATGATGCGATCTGCGTCGACGAGATCATCGCCCAGGTGCCGCACATGATTCAGTTTTTGTTCGAGCACAAGCCCATTCAGCAGTACCGCGGCTGGGCCGGAGCGCTGGGGACCAGCCTGGGTACCGCATTGGGAATCAGACTCGCACGGCCCCAACAACTCGTCGTGTCGGTGTTGGGCGACGGGGCCTGGCATTACAACCCAGTCCCGGCGGCACTCGGGTTCAGCCAGGAGTACTCGGTGCCGCTATTGATCGTGCTGTGCAACAACCGGGGTCTGGCCTCGCAGACGTGGAACGTCCTGCGCTACTTCCCCGACGGCGAAGCCGTTCGCGACCGCAACTTCGTGGGCGACGTCATCAGCCCCACACCCGACTACGTCAAGGTCGCGCAAGCCTACGGCGGCGATGGCGAGCGTGTGGAGGAAACCGCCAAGCTGCGACCGGCCCTGCAGCGCGCGCTTGAAGTCGTGGCCGCTGGCAAGACGTTTCTGCTCGACGTCTTTGTCAACCCGTAG
- a CDS encoding FUSC family protein, whose amino-acid sequence MAIRTTAALACSLLALYVLTKATGQPLTVALLGVVITMIAARSVTEPDPRQQRITMALLPVPAALGITAAALLTPHQLAADIVFVLIVFIAVYIRRFDARGRALGMVAFMAYFFTLYLRANLAELPWLIGAVLVGTLCTFVMSTYVMPDRPERVLRATIRSLRARMAIVVDTTADVIRTGRLDERRRRRIRARITRLNATALMVQSQIEDKYHPATLRPGVSAEHLAPWLFDAELAVEWVAVAGQRTAANATELPAATRAELAGALTQLAWAIRIPQPHGLQQAASLAQAVLDKEPQPTDSEPAVRRLALAIIAAANATAEVRALVEQAAHAGHGEGAPAPAPAPAPAPAPAPEDDGANIGAVSEPASGLLPTTRQAIQVSIAASLAIITGELVSPERWYWAVIAAFVIFAGTNSWGETLTKGWQRLLGTALGVPSGMLIATLVAGDKVASLVMIFVCLFCAFYFMKVTYSLMTFWITTMLALLYGLVGNFSFGVLLVRIEETAVGAVIGVTVAILVLPTNIRTTIRNDTRAFLTSLSALIETSIASMFDDDDAASPTEQARQLDRYLQQFRETAKPLLAGVAGFAGRRSIQRSLRLFTACDRYARNLARSSEQYHDPHCPQALSDAVSTAATQTQRNIDALVAALDGAHAVTVSPAADLLDTAETLARQQDGASNQAEPPHNTRRLLTALHSLRRIERAVITAATHLGADAGLTAVARASAS is encoded by the coding sequence ATGGCCATCCGGACGACGGCCGCACTGGCCTGCTCACTGCTGGCGCTATACGTGTTGACCAAGGCAACCGGGCAGCCCTTGACGGTCGCTCTGCTCGGCGTCGTTATCACGATGATCGCGGCGCGATCTGTCACCGAACCGGATCCACGCCAGCAGCGGATCACCATGGCGCTGCTGCCGGTGCCGGCCGCACTTGGCATCACCGCGGCCGCGCTGCTCACGCCCCACCAGCTCGCCGCCGACATCGTGTTCGTACTCATCGTCTTTATCGCGGTCTATATCCGCCGATTCGATGCCCGGGGTCGGGCACTGGGCATGGTCGCGTTCATGGCGTACTTCTTCACCTTGTACCTGCGGGCAAACCTGGCCGAGCTGCCGTGGCTGATCGGCGCGGTTCTGGTCGGCACGCTGTGCACGTTCGTGATGAGCACTTATGTCATGCCGGATCGACCAGAACGCGTGCTGCGAGCCACGATTCGCTCGCTGCGTGCGCGCATGGCCATCGTCGTCGACACCACCGCCGACGTGATCCGGACGGGCCGACTCGACGAACGTCGACGGCGCCGCATACGCGCCCGGATTACCCGGCTCAATGCCACCGCACTGATGGTGCAAAGCCAGATCGAGGACAAATACCACCCGGCCACGCTGCGGCCCGGGGTCAGCGCCGAACACCTCGCCCCGTGGTTGTTCGACGCCGAACTTGCCGTCGAATGGGTCGCGGTCGCGGGGCAGCGTACCGCGGCCAACGCGACGGAACTACCCGCGGCCACCCGCGCCGAGCTCGCCGGGGCGCTCACCCAACTCGCTTGGGCCATCAGGATTCCGCAACCCCACGGGCTGCAACAAGCCGCGAGCCTGGCGCAAGCTGTTCTCGACAAGGAACCCCAACCCACCGACAGTGAACCCGCGGTGCGCCGGCTTGCCTTAGCGATAATCGCCGCGGCGAACGCCACTGCGGAAGTCCGGGCACTGGTCGAGCAGGCCGCACATGCCGGACACGGCGAGGGCGCACCGGCACCGGCACCGGCACCGGCACCGGCACCGGCACCGGCACCGGAAGACGATGGTGCGAACATCGGCGCCGTGAGCGAACCAGCCAGCGGCCTGTTGCCGACGACGCGTCAAGCAATCCAGGTCTCCATCGCGGCATCGCTTGCCATCATCACTGGCGAGTTGGTATCGCCGGAGCGCTGGTATTGGGCGGTGATCGCAGCGTTCGTGATCTTCGCCGGCACCAACTCCTGGGGCGAAACCCTGACCAAGGGTTGGCAGCGCCTGCTCGGTACCGCACTCGGCGTGCCCAGCGGCATGCTGATTGCCACGCTGGTCGCCGGGGACAAGGTCGCTTCGCTCGTCATGATCTTCGTATGCCTGTTCTGCGCCTTCTATTTCATGAAGGTCACCTACAGCCTGATGACGTTCTGGATCACCACGATGTTGGCGCTGTTGTATGGACTGGTCGGAAACTTCAGCTTCGGGGTGCTGCTGGTGCGGATCGAGGAGACCGCAGTCGGCGCCGTCATCGGCGTCACCGTCGCGATCCTGGTGTTGCCGACCAACATCAGAACGACCATCCGCAACGACACCCGCGCCTTCCTGACGTCGTTATCCGCCCTGATCGAGACATCGATTGCGAGCATGTTCGATGACGACGACGCCGCGAGCCCAACTGAGCAGGCCCGCCAACTCGACCGATACCTGCAACAGTTCCGGGAAACGGCCAAGCCGCTTCTGGCGGGGGTTGCCGGGTTCGCCGGCCGACGCAGCATTCAAAGAAGTCTGCGCCTGTTCACCGCCTGCGACCGCTATGCGCGCAATCTGGCCCGCAGCAGCGAGCAGTATCACGACCCGCACTGCCCTCAGGCGTTGTCGGATGCCGTGTCCACCGCAGCTACTCAGACCCAACGCAACATCGACGCGTTGGTCGCCGCACTCGACGGAGCCCACGCCGTGACGGTCAGCCCGGCGGCCGATCTGCTCGACACCGCCGAAACCCTGGCCAGGCAGCAGGACGGCGCGTCCAATCAGGCAGAGCCACCGCACAATACGCGACGACTCCTCACCGCGTTGCATTCGCTGCGCAGGATCGAACGGGCCGTCATCACGGCCGCTACCCACTTGGGTGCGGACGCCGGCCTTACTGCTGTGGCACGGGCTTCAGCAAGCTGA